The DNA segment GGGTGTGCGATGCTCTGCAGGTTGCCGTCGGTGTgtgtgatgctctgcaggcTGCTGTCGGGGCgtgtgatgctctgcaggcTGCTGTCGGTGTGTGCGATGCTCTGCAGGTTGCCGTCGGTGTGTGTGATGCTCTGCAGCAGTTACCAGTCCAGTACGTAGATGTCCGGCTGGTACGAGTCGAGGAGATCTTCCCAGAGTCCTTCAGCCACCAAATCCACCACCTGCTCCTTCACACACCAGCTGCCAGGAACAAGACAGCCAATCAGGATCTACCCCGACCTGCCCCACGCACAAACCCCTGGCCCTGGGGACCACTGTGGCCACTAGACGTGGGGCATTTGCTATGTGTGATGCATGTAAAGCCCCTGAGAGGGGTAATTAATGAGCTCTGGTTGGGACCCCCCCTACCGACTCATCTATTTCCTACCTTGGAGGCCGAGGCCCACGTGGCACGGAGGGCACGCGGTGTATCGACGTGGAACACCCTGTTATTATTACGTCACGGCTCAGACATCATGATGTCACTGCCACGTGTCATACAGATACGGGGGAGGGGAATACTCTGATTAGTCTGATTACTACTGTTATAattgttattagtattattattcatattattatcattcttagtagtattattattagtagtagtagtattattagtagtagaagtattactactaatattattattaatattatttttattatcattgttattagtattattatttatattattagtagtagtagtagtagtagtggcaGTAACAgtattattactactaatacTATTTCCATGAGTAGTAGTATTTTCAGTAGTAGAATAttactactaatattattattatgtatattattagtagtagtattattagtaatagtagtattagtagcagcggcagtagtagtagtagtagcaatagtattactactaatactattattattagtttaatatttattattattgttataattattattatcattgttcttgttattattatatatattattgttatatttattattattattaatattattattaatattaatattattattaatattagaaGTAGTAGCAGTATTATGTTTattagtagtggtagtagtattatatttattattatatttattattattatatttattattattattattattgatattattatatttaccatattagtagtagtagtagtagtagcagtattatatttattattattattattaatattatatttaccgtattattattattatattattatttttagtagtagtagtagtagtagtagtagtagcagtattatatttattattatattattatgtttattattattaatattattattatatttattattattatttatattatatttaccgtattattattattattataatattattattgttagtagtagtagcagtattatatttattattattgatatcattattatatttatttattattattattattattagcagtagtagtagtagcagtattatatttattattatattatcatattcattattattattattatattattattagaagtagtagtagcagtattatatttattagaaggggtgttcatattatatttataattattgatattattcttattatatatatttatattattattattatattattatttttagtagtagtagcagcagtattaccgtatatttattattatattattatatttattagtattaatattataattatattattattagtagtagtagtagcagtattatatttattattattgatatcattattatatttattattattattattattagaagtaGTAGcagtattacatttattagaaGGGGTGttagtattatatttataattattgatattattattatatatatttattatattattattattattattagcagtagtagtagtagtagtagtattatatttattattatattattatatttattattattaatattataattatattattagtagtagtagtagtagcagtattatatttattattattgatatcattattatatttattattattattagcagtagtagtagtagcagtattatatttattagaagGGGTGttagtattatatttatacttattgatatttttattattatatatatttattatattattattattattattagcagtagtagtagtagtagtagtagtattatatttattattatattattatatttattattattaatattataattatattagtagtagtagtagtagcagtattatatttattattattgatatcattattatatttattattattattagcagtagtagtagcagtattatatttattagaagGGGTGttagtattatatttataattattgatattattattattatatatatttattatattattattattattattattagcagtagtagtagtagtagtagtagtagtattatatttattattatattattatatttattattattaatattataattatattattagcagtagtagtagtagcagtattatatttattattattatattattattattatattattattattagcagtagtagtagtagcagtattatatttattattattatattattattattattatattattattattagcagtagtagtagtagcagtattatatttattagaagGGGTGttagtattatatttataattattgatattattattattatatatatttattattatattatattattattattattgttgttgttgttgttgtagaAAGGAGGGTAATTACAATGAATGCCACGTGTGTCCTGAGCCTGCGTGGCCGGCGTGGGGTTTCCTGATCGCGCTGCTCGCTGGGGTAGTTTGTTGATGTTCTCACCTGTAAACGGGCAAATAACAGACAACGACCCCTTCGGGCACTTTGCTTCTGTCCACGGGAATCTCCTCGGTACTGATCTGCCAGCCACGGAAATCACCTGGAGAGACAGAGGACACGGTTatgggagcgagagagagaacgACGGAGCCACGGAGACCGGGAACGCTGTGCGACAGAGCCACGGAGACCGGGCACGCAGCGCGACAGAGCCACGGAGACCGGGAACGCATCGTGACAGAGCCACGGAGACCGGGAACGCTGTGCGACAGAGCCACGGAGACCGGGAACGCAGCGCGATAGAGCCACGGAGACCGGGAACGCTGCGTGACAGAGCCACGGAGACCGGGCACGCAGCGCGACAGAGCCACGGAGACCGGGAACGCAGCGTGACAGAGCTATGGAGACCGGGAACGCTGCGCGACAGAGCCACGGAGATCCGGAGTGCAGCACGACAGAGCCACGGAAACCGGGCACGCAGCGCGACAGAGCCACGGAGACCAGGAACGCAGCATGACAGAGCCACAGAGACCGAGCACGCAGCGCCACGGAGACAGGGAACGCAGCGCGACAGAGCCACGGAGACCGGGAACGCTGTGTGACAGAGCCACGGAGACCGGACACGCAGCACCACGGAGACCGGGCACGCAGCACGACAGAGCCACGGAGATCCGGAGCGCAGCGCGACAGAGCCACGGAGACAGACGATGATAACGGCCGGAGGTCTCGCTCACCCAATGTCTCCAGGGGCTTCTTCtgagggggggggtcacattCCTCCCGTGGCGGCGGCTGCGATGTGGATAAACCTGGAGGAGACGATGCAGGTTACGGCTTGTCCCAAAACAGAGAGAGACACGGAGACACGAAGAGACACACATCGAGACATGGAAAGAGACACGgggagagacacagagagacacgGGGAGACATGGAAAGAGACAcggggagaggaagagagacacGGGGAGAGACACGGGGagagacatggagagagagGCATGGGGAGAGACACAAAGAGAGACACGGGGAGAAGAAGAGAGACATGGGGGGAGACACGGGGAAAGAGGCATGGGGAGAGAGACACGGGAAGAGAGACACGGGGGAGAGACACAGGGAGAGACATGGGGTGAAACGCGGGAAGAGAGAGACGCGGGGAGAGAGACGCGGAGAGAGACACGGGGAGAGAGACACGGGGAGAGAGACACGGGGAGAGAGACGCGGAGAGAGACACGGGGAGAGAGACACAGGGAGAAACATGGGGTGAAACGCGGGAAGAGAGAGACACGGGGAGAGAGACACGGGGAGAGAGACACGGGGAGAGAGACGCGGAGAGAGACACGGGGAGAGACACGGGGAGAGAGACACGGGGAGAGAGACACGGGGAGAGAGACGCGGAGAGAGACACGGGGAGAGACACGGGGAGAGAGACACGGGGAGAGAGACACAGGGAGAAACATGGGGTGAAACGCGGGAAGAGAGAGACACGGGGAGAGAGACACGGGGAGAGAGACACGGGGAGGGAAAGGCTTTACCTTCAGGATTTGGGCTCTTGAGGAAGTTCCTCCCGAAGGGTCTTTTCTTATAGATGTCTCTCCAGTCAGCGCTCTCGGGCAGCTGGATGTCCCTTTTTGTGAGACCCCATTCTCTGTCACACAGGTCCAGCCACCCCTGGGCTGTCTCGGGCTCCGGCCAGTCCTGGAGAAACTGAAGCTGGCTGGGGCCGTCTAATACACTCGGCTTCTCCTGAGCTGTCACTTCTGGGGTTTGTTTCTCTTGAGCTGTCACTTCTGGGGTTTTCTTCTGCTGGGCTGTCACTTTGGGGATTTCTGTCTCCTGAGCTGTCACCTTTGGAATCTCCTTCTGCTGGGCTGTCACTTTTGGGGTCTCCTTCTTCTGAGCTGTCTCTTTCTGTGTCTCCTGAGCTGTCACTTTTGGGGTCTCCTTCTTCTGAGCTGTCTCTTTCTGTGTCTCCTGAGCTGTAACTTTTGGGGTCTCCTTCTTGTGAGCTGTCACTTTTGGGGTCTCCTTCTTCTGACCTGTCTCTTTCTGTGTCTCCTGAGCTGTCACTTTTGGGGTCTCCTTCTTCTGAGCTGTCTCTTTCTGTGTCTCCTGAGCTGTCACCTTTGGGGTCTCCTTCTTCTGAGATGTCTCTTTCTGGGTCTCCTTCTTCTGGGCTGTCTCTTTCTGTGTCTCCTGAGCTTTCACCTTGTGGGTCTCCTTCTCCTGAGCTGTCTCTTTCTGGGTCCCCTGAGCTGTCACCTTTGGGGTCTCCTTCTCATGAGCTGTCTCTTTCTGGGTCCCCTGAGCTGTCACTTTGTGGGTCTCCTTCTCATGAGCTGTCTCTTTCTGGGTCCCCTGAGCTGTCACTTTGTGGGTCTCCTTCTCATGAGCTGTCTCTTTCTGGGTCCCCTGAGCTGTCACCTTTGGGGTCTCCTTCTCATTAGCTGTCTCTTTCTGGGTCCCCTGAGCTGTCACTTTGTGGGTCTCCTTCTCATGAGCTGTCTCTTTCTGGGTCCCCTGAGCTGTCACCTTTGGGGTCTCCTTCTCATGAGCTGCCTCTTTCTGGGTCCCCTGAGCTGTCACCTTTGGGGTCTCCTTCTCATGAGCTGTCTCTTTCTGGGTCCCCTGAGCTGTACCTGTCTTTTTCTCCCCTGTCTTTTTATCTTCCTGAACGGTCTCTTTTTGTACCTGCTTCTCCTTTAGAGCTGCCTGCTTGTGTTTGTCCTCATTGACAGATGTCTCTTTCTGCTCATGGGCGCTCTCTTCTGGTACTTGCTGTCTATGATGTGCCGACTCCTCGCCTCCGTATGTTTTCCCTTGGGCTGTCTTTTTCGGTTTCTCCTTTTCGTTGTCTGTCTCTTTTCGCTGAGTTGTCTTTTGGTGCATCTTCTCCTGAGCTGTCTCTTTTGTATCTGTCTCTTTAAGTGTCTCCTCTTTCTGAGCTGTCTCCGGCTTTACAGCTGTCTTGCTGGTTTCCCCCTGAGTTCCTGGCTGTCTCGGAAGGGTCTCGTCCCGCTTCCCTCCAGCACTCCCAGACTTTTCGGGGTCCATCTGACTGTCTCTCTGTGGTGTCTCTGCCTCCTCTCTCTCTGACGGCGCATGCACCCCTCTGCCCTGGATCTGTACCCCTGGGCTATCGCTTGCCCCGGCTCCCTGCGGTCTCTGTTCTCTCGCTCTCCGTCCTGCGTTCTGACGAGCTGCTCTCCCTCCTGTGATTGTTGTCGTCGGAGAACAGGTTTTACCCTCCCAGGGAGGAGGCCCAGATAGTGGAGAGGAGGGAGTGGTGGAGGAGGCAGGTGCGCCTGTGGATGAGCTGTAGAGGAAGAGTCACCAAAGGAGAATTTCTGGAAATCTGTCCAATAACACCCCGGCTCTCTGACTCCTGGGATGCCCCCCTCCTGCCCCTCTTGCCCCCCTCCTGCCCCCCTCCTGCCCCTCTTGCCCCCCTCCTGCccctcttgcccccccccccggtgggAAGCTCTCCCCCCGTCCAGTGCTTTTCCTATTTCATCATGGGATCCACTTTTCCTGCCCTGGGGACGGCGCCGCACCCACTAGGATCGGATCCAGTACTGGGAGGGCAGAGCGGGGCAGGAAGCGGTTATTACCCTTATCGAGGGCCGTGGCAGCCACGCTTGGCGATCGGCAGGGACTGCTTCGGCCGTCATCCTCCCCTCCATTGGGATCCAGCAGataaagtgaattgcaaacaCCCCGAGGGTCCTCGTTTCATCCACCCCAGGGGCAAATAACCCACTGGCCCCTCGTCGTTAAAGCCTCACCTCCTCGGGGAATGGAAATCATACAGGCGGCCACGTCTGGGgcgaaataataataattaacgtTCAGCAGGGATTGATTAAAATTAAATCCAGTTTAGAATCCTGGAgaaccggcagatcggcccccggcggcccccgtctagactcccgtttctcctgctgtaaatcctatgttggtctcgtcttggtctatctcatgcatgtttaataacctcactgtattaccccctaccacctctgctgggagactgttccacttaactaTTCAGATAAGGTCCATTAAAAGATGTCGCCTATAGCTGTCCGGAGACGGCCCTCATGTTCACACCACCCTCTGCACCAGGAAGGACAGCTAGAAGATGGTTAATGCCCTGAAGATACCAGTTTCTCTGGGAAACCTAGAGAGGAGATGGTTCTCTGGGCGGTCTCGGCGTTGGGCGGTCTCGGCGTTGAGCGTCCTCGCGGGTCTCTGGGTTAGGTTTCGAGGTCTTCTCTTGGTCTCCGTAGCAGGAAGCAAGGTCCTCGCCGAGATCCAGCGCCGTCGCGTAATTAGaacgcagagagagagactgaagtTCTGCTGGAAGAATCCTCAAGAAATCAGAGGATTCCGCCAAGAACTTCTTACACTCCGTGCTGGAGAAAGCGGCCGAGAAAGGTAATGAAGAAGGGGCCCGGGGGCCGTCCGGCTAGTGGCCCTAAAGGAATACGCGTTAGGGTCTATGTGTGTACGGAGCACAGAGAGGTTGAGTAACAGGACCTTCTCCACCGGAGACCTCCATGGAGGGCCATCTTCTGCGTCCATCCCCCAAGTTACAGCTTCAAAGGAATCCCGGGGGGCCGCGGCGTGAACTCCGAGACATCAGCTTCAGACACCACTCTGGGTGGAGGGAGGGAGACTCTTGGAGACGTTGCATCCACTCACACTCAGCGCCATCCCAACAACCACAAAACTCACAAAAACGGCTTAAgaacgaggaggaggaggaggaggaggaggaggatttgttttggggttttttataAGAATGAATGGTtttacccggagactccaggctCGAGCTCGTCATCGATTCTCCGACTCTCCAGCTCAGGGCACTCTTTGTGGCCCCCGTTCATAGTGAGCCGTTCCCGTTTCTCACAGAGACGCTCCAAAATCTTGCGGAAAGACTCCCTAGAAGAGCGGAGGCCGTTATAGGAGGGCAACTCCAATATTAATGCCCGTGTTTCGGATTGGGATGCTCAAGAAGCTCATGTAGGTGTGATGGCCAGgcgtccaaatacttttggtcatgtaGTGTACCCTGAGCTGCTAACCCCAGTGGGGCGTGAGGGGGCAGATGACAGCCCGGATGCCACCATCACATCTGGTGTGACGTCACCCAGCTGACACATGTCAATCATCTGGTGCCAAAGCTTTTAGTGACGGGGACAGAGGCAGAATAACCAGTTCTACCAAGACCCATTCCTGGGACGGAATTAAGGGGTTGGGTGCAGCGGATTTGACACCCGGGGCTCATCATTTTTTAACCCCCATGAGGCAAAATTATTTTCAgcaaaatgaataataacagtaatggaaggaggagaaacgcaggcagcaaacattttcttttactaaaCTCCATCTCGTCCTGCTGGGGCTACCAACTTTTACAGAACCCTTTCCTTATTCACcggaaaaaagaaatgaaaacgaGCGACAGGGAGGGAGGAAGGCGagagaaaaggggagaaaaaaaacagaaaggagaggagagagaaaaaagagcaGAGAGACAAGAGGAAAGAGGGAATGGAGGAACGCGAGGAAatggaagagaaagaagagaggaaaggagagaagggaagagagaaagaagagtaaACGATAGGGAGATGAGTGGAAG comes from the Spea bombifrons isolate aSpeBom1 chromosome 8, aSpeBom1.2.pri, whole genome shotgun sequence genome and includes:
- the NCCRP1 gene encoding F-box only protein 50 isoform X2; amino-acid sequence: MDPEKSGSAGGKRDETLPRQPGTQGETSKTAVKPETAQKEETLKETDTKETAQEKMHQKTTQRKETDNEKEKPKKTAQGKTYGGEESAHHRQQVPEESAHEQKETSVNEDKHKQAALKEKQVQKETVQEDKKTGEKKTAQGTQKETAHEKETPKVTAQGTQKETAQEKETHKVKAQETQKETAQKKETQKETSQKKETPKVTAQETQKETAQKKETPKVTAQETQKETAHKKETPKVTAQETQKETAQKKETPKVTAQETQKETAQKKETPKVTAQQKEIPKVTAQETEIPKVTAQQKKTPEVTAQEKQTPEVTAQEKPSVLDGPSQLQFLQDWPEPETAQGWLDLCDREWGLTKRDIQLPESADWRDIYKKRPFGRNFLKSPNPEGLSTSQPPPREECDPPPQKKPLETLGDFRGWQISTEEIPVDRSKVPEGVVVCYLPVYSWCVKEQVVDLVAEGLWEDLLDSYQPDIYVLDWYEDSKLHRHVYELHVTLLAADKTTVISRYDVTPENDMSGDLKGWNLVSHVFKSYGPGVRFIRFLHKSKDLSVLGFHRTRLADSTVFAQLRGDV
- the NCCRP1 gene encoding F-box only protein 50 isoform X5, with the protein product MDPEKSGSAGGKRDETLPRQPGTQGETSKTAVKPETAQKEETLKETDTKETAQEKMHQKTTQRKETDNEKEKPKKTAQGKTYGGEESAHHRQQVPEESAHEQKETSVNEDKHKQAALKEKQVQKETVQEDKKTGEKKTAQGTQKETAHEKETPKVTAQGTQKETAQEKETHKVTAQETQKETAQKKETPKVTAQETQKETGQKKETPKVTAHKKETPKVTAQETQKETAQKKETPKVTAQETQKETAQKKETPKVTAQQKEIPKVTAQETEIPKVTAQQKKTPEVTAQEKQTPEVTAQEKPSVLDGPSQLQFLQDWPEPETAQGWLDLCDREWGLTKRDIQLPESADWRDIYKKRPFGRNFLKSPNPEGLSTSQPPPREECDPPPQKKPLETLGDFRGWQISTEEIPVDRSKVPEGVVVCYLPVYSWCVKEQVVDLVAEGLWEDLLDSYQPDIYVLDWYEDSKLHRHVYELHVTLLAADKTTVISRYDVTPENDMSGDLKGWNLVSHVFKSYGPGVRFIRFLHKSKDLSVLGFHRTRLADSTVFAQLRGDV
- the NCCRP1 gene encoding F-box only protein 50 isoform X6; the encoded protein is MDPEKSGSAGGKRDETLPRQPGTQGETSKTAVKPETAQKEETLKETDTKETAQEKMHQKTTQRKETDNEKEKPKKTAQGKTYGGEESAHHRQQVPEESAHEQKETSVNEDKHKQAALKEKQVQKETVQEDKKTGEKKTAQGTQKETAHEKETPKVTAQGTQKETAQEKETHKVKAQETQKETAQKKETQKETSQKKETPKVTAQETQKETAQKKETPKVTAQETQKETAQEKQTPEVTAQEKPSVLDGPSQLQFLQDWPEPETAQGWLDLCDREWGLTKRDIQLPESADWRDIYKKRPFGRNFLKSPNPEGLSTSQPPPREECDPPPQKKPLETLGDFRGWQISTEEIPVDRSKVPEGVVVCYLPVYSWCVKEQVVDLVAEGLWEDLLDSYQPDIYVLDWYEDSKLHRHVYELHVTLLAADKTTVISRYDVTPENDMSGDLKGWNLVSHVFKSYGPGVRFIRFLHKSKDLSVLGFHRTRLADSTVFAQLRGDV
- the NCCRP1 gene encoding F-box only protein 50 isoform X3, with protein sequence MDPEKSGSAGGKRDETLPRQPGTQGETSKTAVKPETAQKEETLKETDTKETAQEKMHQKTTQRKETDNEKEKPKKTAQGKTYGGEESAHHRQQVPEESAHEQKETSVNEDKHKQAALKEKQVQKETVQEDKKTGEKKTAQGTQKETAHEKETPKVKAQETQKETAQKKETQKETSQKKETPKVTAQETQKETAQKKETPKVTAQETQKETGQKKETPKVTAHKKETPKVTAQETQKETAQKKETPKVTAQETQKETAQKKETPKVTAQQKEIPKVTAQETEIPKVTAQQKKTPEVTAQEKQTPEVTAQEKPSVLDGPSQLQFLQDWPEPETAQGWLDLCDREWGLTKRDIQLPESADWRDIYKKRPFGRNFLKSPNPEGLSTSQPPPREECDPPPQKKPLETLGDFRGWQISTEEIPVDRSKVPEGVVVCYLPVYSWCVKEQVVDLVAEGLWEDLLDSYQPDIYVLDWYEDSKLHRHVYELHVTLLAADKTTVISRYDVTPENDMSGDLKGWNLVSHVFKSYGPGVRFIRFLHKSKDLSVLGFHRTRLADSTVFAQLRGDV
- the NCCRP1 gene encoding F-box only protein 50 isoform X4 yields the protein MDPEKSGSAGGKRDETLPRQPGTQGETSKTAVKPETAQKEETLKETDTKETAQEKMHQKTTQRKETDNEKEKPKKTAQGKTYGGEESAHHRQQVPEESAHEQKETSVNEDKHKQAALKEKQVQKETVQEDKKTGEKKTAQGTQKETAHEKETPKVTAQGTQKETAQEKETHKVKAQETQKETAQKKETQKETSQKKETPKVTAQETQKETAQKKETPKVTAQETQKETAQKKETPKVTAQETQKETAQKKETPKVTAQQKEIPKVTAQETEIPKVTAQQKKTPEVTAQEKQTPEVTAQEKPSVLDGPSQLQFLQDWPEPETAQGWLDLCDREWGLTKRDIQLPESADWRDIYKKRPFGRNFLKSPNPEGLSTSQPPPREECDPPPQKKPLETLGDFRGWQISTEEIPVDRSKVPEGVVVCYLPVYSWCVKEQVVDLVAEGLWEDLLDSYQPDIYVLDWYEDSKLHRHVYELHVTLLAADKTTVISRYDVTPENDMSGDLKGWNLVSHVFKSYGPGVRFIRFLHKSKDLSVLGFHRTRLADSTVFAQLRGDV
- the NCCRP1 gene encoding F-box only protein 50 isoform X1 yields the protein MDPEKSGSAGGKRDETLPRQPGTQGETSKTAVKPETAQKEETLKETDTKETAQEKMHQKTTQRKETDNEKEKPKKTAQGKTYGGEESAHHRQQVPEESAHEQKETSVNEDKHKQAALKEKQVQKETVQEDKKTGEKKTAQGTQKETAHEKETPKVTAQGTQKETAQEKETHKVKAQETQKETAQKKETQKETSQKKETPKVTAQETQKETAQKKETPKVTAQETQKETGQKKETPKVTAHKKETPKVTAQETQKETAQKKETPKVTAQETQKETAQKKETPKVTAQQKEIPKVTAQETEIPKVTAQQKKTPEVTAQEKQTPEVTAQEKPSVLDGPSQLQFLQDWPEPETAQGWLDLCDREWGLTKRDIQLPESADWRDIYKKRPFGRNFLKSPNPEGLSTSQPPPREECDPPPQKKPLETLGDFRGWQISTEEIPVDRSKVPEGVVVCYLPVYSWCVKEQVVDLVAEGLWEDLLDSYQPDIYVLDWYEDSKLHRHVYELHVTLLAADKTTVISRYDVTPENDMSGDLKGWNLVSHVFKSYGPGVRFIRFLHKSKDLSVLGFHRTRLADSTVFAQLRGDV